Proteins co-encoded in one Streptococcus parauberis NCFD 2020 genomic window:
- the gloA gene encoding lactoylglutathione lyase — protein sequence MKALHTCIRVKDLDKSIDFYTTAFPFKETRRRDFPENKFTLVYLALEGEDYELELTYNYDHAAYNLGDGYGHIAVGTEDFDNDYDKHKKAGFPVTDIKGLSKTSARYYFIQDPDGYKIEVIDLKK from the coding sequence ATGAAAGCATTACATACTTGTATTCGCGTTAAAGATTTAGATAAATCTATTGATTTCTACACCACAGCTTTTCCTTTCAAAGAAACACGCCGTCGTGATTTCCCAGAAAATAAGTTTACCTTAGTCTATTTAGCCCTTGAAGGTGAAGACTATGAACTTGAATTAACCTATAATTATGACCATGCAGCCTATAATTTAGGTGATGGCTATGGCCATATTGCTGTAGGCACAGAAGACTTTGACAATGATTATGACAAACATAAAAAAGCTGGCTTCCCAGTGACTGATATCAAAGGCTTGTCAAAAACATCAGCACGCTACTACTTCATTCAAGACCCAGATGGGTATAAAATTGAAGTCATTGATTTGAAGAAATAA
- the secG gene encoding preprotein translocase subunit SecG, giving the protein MYNLLLTALLVLSVILVIAIFMQPQKNPSSNVFDNSGSEALFERTKARGFEAFMQRFTAVLVFFWLAIALVLAVLSSK; this is encoded by the coding sequence ATGTACAACTTACTACTTACAGCATTGCTTGTCTTGTCAGTGATTCTTGTGATTGCCATTTTTATGCAACCGCAAAAAAATCCTAGCAGCAATGTATTTGACAACAGTGGTTCAGAAGCTTTGTTTGAAAGAACAAAAGCGCGTGGATTTGAAGCGTTTATGCAACGTTTTACAGCGGTTCTAGTATTTTTCTGGCTAGCAATTGCACTTGTGCTTGCTGTTTTATCAAGTAAATAA
- a CDS encoding NAD(P)H-dependent oxidoreductase → MDTMREKVKESFYFRTAVRVYNDNKIPDEDLNIILDAAWRSPSSVGLEGWRFVVLENEDVKAELKEFAWGAQYQLETASHFILLIAEKNARYDGPSMRESLVRRGIKDGEGMISRLKTYEDFQKRDMDMADNPRALFDWTAKQTYIALGNMMMSAALLGIDSCPIEGFEYAKVDEILAKHNIIDPEKEGIASMMSLGYRLRDPRHPQNRKNRDEVISFYK, encoded by the coding sequence ATGGATACAATGCGTGAAAAAGTAAAAGAAAGTTTTTATTTTAGAACAGCTGTTCGCGTGTACAACGATAATAAAATTCCCGATGAGGATCTTAATATTATTTTGGATGCGGCATGGCGGAGCCCATCATCAGTGGGCCTAGAAGGCTGGCGTTTTGTCGTCTTGGAAAACGAAGACGTCAAAGCAGAGCTAAAAGAATTTGCCTGGGGGGCTCAATATCAACTAGAAACAGCTAGTCATTTTATTCTGTTAATTGCTGAAAAAAATGCCCGCTATGATGGTCCATCAATGCGGGAAAGCCTTGTCCGTCGTGGTATTAAAGATGGTGAAGGCATGATCAGTCGCCTAAAAACCTATGAAGATTTCCAAAAACGGGATATGGATATGGCTGATAACCCACGCGCACTTTTTGACTGGACGGCAAAACAAACTTATATTGCTCTTGGCAATATGATGATGTCAGCAGCCTTATTAGGTATCGACTCATGCCCAATTGAAGGATTTGAATATGCAAAAGTTGATGAAATTTTGGCAAAACACAATATCATCGATCCAGAAAAAGAAGGCATTGCTAGTATGATGTCCTTAGGTTACCGACTAAGAGACCCAAGACATCCGCAAAACCGTAAAAATAGAGATGAAGTCATTTCATTTTATAAATAG
- a CDS encoding helicase HerA-like domain-containing protein: MGTVTIAKGTNPVELQLNMLNRHGLIAGATGTGKTVTLKVLAEQLSLSGIPVFLADIKGDLVNLAKPGHVTEKLSARLDKLSITDYSPQSFPVRLWDVFAENGQAVRTTISEMGPLMLARLLNLNDTQTGVLNIVFKIADENGWLLIDLKDLQAILKEVADHATDYSGQYGNIAKQSVGAIQRDLLTLEQEGAELFFGEPALDITDFMQLDTATGLGAINVLNATKLFNSPTLYTTFLLWMLSELYESLPEVGDLEKPKMVFFFDEAHLLFNDAPKVFLDKVEQIVRLIRSKGVGIFFITQNPLDLPESVLAQLGNRIQHALRAYTPKEQKAVRVAADTFRQNPDIDVATAITELEVGEALISVLNEKGQPSIVERAYVMPPKSSFDQMALAEIQAIVQSSPFASKYDQAIDRESAYELLAKKVIGEEAATKAAQEEKDKAFADKEAAKEAERVQRQANRSAGRPRKTVVEKATDAFISTAVRTIGRELVRGLMGSLRKR; the protein is encoded by the coding sequence ATGGGCACAGTTACAATTGCTAAAGGGACAAACCCCGTTGAATTACAATTAAATATGCTCAACCGTCATGGTTTGATTGCAGGAGCCACTGGTACGGGGAAAACAGTGACTTTAAAAGTGTTAGCAGAACAATTAAGTTTGTCAGGTATTCCTGTATTCTTAGCAGATATCAAAGGTGATCTTGTCAACTTGGCTAAACCTGGACATGTGACTGAAAAATTATCAGCCCGTCTAGACAAATTAAGTATTACAGACTACAGCCCACAATCATTTCCTGTGCGCCTCTGGGATGTTTTTGCAGAAAATGGTCAAGCTGTTAGAACAACAATTTCTGAAATGGGTCCATTAATGTTAGCCCGTCTCCTTAATTTAAATGATACTCAGACTGGGGTTTTGAACATTGTTTTTAAAATCGCAGATGAAAATGGTTGGCTATTAATTGATCTTAAAGACTTACAAGCTATTCTAAAAGAAGTAGCTGATCATGCTACTGATTATTCAGGTCAATATGGAAACATTGCGAAGCAGTCAGTTGGAGCTATTCAAAGGGACTTATTAACTTTGGAACAAGAAGGAGCAGAACTCTTCTTTGGAGAGCCGGCACTTGATATTACGGATTTTATGCAATTGGATACGGCAACCGGTTTGGGAGCAATTAACGTTTTAAATGCAACGAAACTCTTTAATTCTCCAACACTTTATACAACTTTTCTTCTGTGGATGTTATCTGAATTATATGAATCACTTCCAGAAGTGGGAGATCTTGAAAAACCAAAGATGGTCTTCTTCTTTGATGAAGCACATTTATTATTCAATGATGCACCAAAAGTCTTTTTAGATAAAGTTGAGCAGATTGTCCGCCTCATTCGCTCAAAAGGGGTAGGAATCTTCTTCATCACTCAAAATCCGCTAGACTTGCCTGAATCAGTTTTGGCACAGTTGGGGAATCGTATTCAACATGCCCTACGTGCTTACACACCAAAAGAGCAAAAAGCAGTTCGCGTTGCTGCGGATACTTTTAGACAGAATCCAGACATTGACGTTGCGACAGCTATTACGGAGCTTGAAGTCGGCGAAGCTCTTATTTCCGTTCTTAACGAAAAAGGACAACCATCAATCGTGGAGCGTGCTTATGTTATGCCTCCTAAGTCTTCTTTTGACCAAATGGCTCTCGCTGAAATTCAAGCTATCGTTCAATCATCGCCGTTTGCGAGTAAATATGACCAAGCTATTGACCGTGAATCAGCTTATGAATTATTAGCAAAAAAAGTTATTGGAGAAGAAGCGGCCACTAAAGCTGCACAGGAAGAAAAAGATAAAGCTTTTGCTGACAAAGAAGCGGCAAAAGAAGCTGAGCGTGTTCAAAGACAAGCTAATCGTTCTGCTGGCAGACCTCGTAAAACAGTTGTTGAGAAAGCAACAGATGCTTTCATTAGTACGGCAGTAAGAACAATTGGTCGCGAATTAGTTCGTGGTTTAATGGGCTCATTACGTAAACGCTAA
- the smpB gene encoding SsrA-binding protein SmpB: protein MAKGEGNLLAQNKKARHDYHIVETIEAGIVLTGTEIKSVRAARIQLKDGFAQIKNNEVWLVNVHIAPFEQGNIWNSDPERTRKLLMKKREIQHLANELKGTGMTLIPLKIYLKDGFAKVLIGLAKGKHDFDKRESLKRREQDRDIKRVMKSVNSR, encoded by the coding sequence ATGGCTAAAGGCGAAGGTAATCTACTTGCACAAAATAAAAAGGCTAGGCATGACTATCATATCGTCGAAACCATTGAAGCTGGGATTGTTTTAACTGGTACAGAAATTAAAAGTGTCCGCGCAGCTCGTATCCAATTAAAAGATGGTTTTGCACAGATAAAAAATAATGAAGTTTGGCTAGTGAATGTCCATATTGCACCATTTGAACAAGGAAATATATGGAATTCTGATCCAGAGCGTACACGTAAGCTCTTGATGAAAAAACGAGAAATTCAGCATCTAGCAAATGAACTTAAAGGAACTGGGATGACCTTGATTCCCTTAAAGATTTATTTGAAAGATGGCTTTGCTAAGGTCTTGATTGGTCTGGCAAAAGGGAAACATGATTTTGATAAACGTGAATCATTGAAACGTCGTGAACAAGATCGTGATATCAAACGTGTTATGAAAAGCGTGAATTCACGTTAA
- a CDS encoding bacteriocin immunity protein encodes MKWFAGGSERSVKALELIQNLQNSIEGKSEQKEISQLFQRYQSELESNASSVPFILSRMNVELFEVLTKHKINLSSEQLELLKELQKLSQIRYGY; translated from the coding sequence ATGAAATGGTTTGCAGGTGGTTCGGAGCGTTCTGTGAAAGCTTTAGAACTTATTCAAAATTTACAAAATTCAATTGAAGGTAAAAGTGAGCAGAAAGAAATAAGTCAGCTTTTTCAACGGTATCAGAGTGAATTAGAATCTAATGCGTCATCAGTACCTTTTATTCTGAGTCGTATGAATGTTGAACTATTTGAAGTGTTAACAAAACATAAAATCAATCTATCGAGTGAGCAATTGGAGTTGTTAAAAGAACTTCAGAAACTTTCTCAAATCAGATATGGGTATTAA
- a CDS encoding ATP-binding cassette domain-containing protein has protein sequence MLEIKNGYITKNRRILLNQINLKFLNQHIYGLVGINGSGKTMILRTLAGFSKLTKGNVLQEGQIIGLGDKTITNAGLVLGDQEFISFLTLEENLRLIKNICRNKEKIDLNYWINLYHLSDFKDILFKNLSLGTKKKMVLIQAFMDYPEILLLDEPMNGLDEKSVNITKQLIMKHKQNGLVIMTSHYKNDIEDLCDYIFHVKEGTIVSEKY, from the coding sequence GTGTTAGAAATAAAAAATGGATACATAACTAAAAATAGGAGAATATTATTAAATCAGATTAATTTAAAGTTTTTAAACCAGCATATTTATGGCTTAGTGGGAATAAACGGTTCCGGTAAAACCATGATTTTACGAACTTTGGCTGGCTTTTCTAAATTGACTAAAGGTAATGTTCTCCAAGAGGGTCAAATCATTGGGCTAGGTGATAAAACAATTACAAATGCTGGATTAGTACTTGGAGACCAAGAATTTATTTCTTTTTTAACTCTAGAAGAAAACTTAAGGTTAATAAAAAACATCTGTCGGAACAAAGAGAAAATTGATTTAAATTATTGGATAAACCTATATCATCTTTCAGATTTTAAGGATATTTTGTTTAAAAACTTATCCTTGGGAACAAAGAAAAAAATGGTTTTGATTCAAGCTTTTATGGATTATCCTGAGATATTACTATTAGACGAGCCAATGAATGGGCTGGATGAAAAAAGTGTTAATATTACCAAACAATTGATAATGAAACACAAACAAAATGGTCTTGTTATTATGACATCGCATTATAAAAATGATATTGAGGATTTATGCGATTATATTTTTCACGTTAAGGAAGGAACAATAGTATCAGAAAAGTATTAA
- the rnr gene encoding ribonuclease R has protein sequence MKELILNYLKEHGKSNINDIAAALDMVGAQKFPNLIKEISKMESKRLLRFSNDGTISLRKPREEKEIITVEGVFRANKAGFGFLFVDENEDDMFIGRNDVGYAIDGDKVAVTIKKPADRIKGTAAEAKVVKVVEHALTTVVGKFVLDDDKPKYAGYIKSKNQKIQQPIYIKKEPVVLDGSEIIKVEIEKYPTRGHDYFVGNVRDIVGHQGDVGIDVLEVLESMDIVSEFPDDVLAEANAIPDAPSDKDLMGRVDLRKEITITIDGADAKDLDDAIHIKKLENGNFELGVHIADVSYYVTEGSALNREAAERGTSVYVTDRVVPMLPERLSNGICSLNPNVDRLTQSAIMEIDMQGKVVDYQICQSVINTTFRMTYSRVNDMIAGDEEALDEFAPIVEAVQDMAVLHKILETMRVKRGALNFDTSEARIIVNDKGMPVDIVVRSRGIAERMIESFMLAANECVAEHFSKAKLPFIYRVHEEPKSEKLQKFLDYASIFGVQIKGTANKISQEALQDFMAKVEGQPGAEVLNMMLLRSMQQARYSETNHGHYGLAAEYYTHFTSPIRRYPDLLVHRMIRDYSHVTEEKKEHFAQVIPELAASSSRLERRAIDAERLVEAMKKAEYMEEHVGEEFDAIVASVVKFGMFIELPNTIEGLIHVTSLPEFYNYNERNMTLQGEKSGTVFKVGQPIHVKLVKANKETGDIDFEYLPSEFDVKEKVEKPDRQNNRRRNNDSKKGDRFPKNKSNDQNKEEAPKKKGRKPFYKDAAKKNSKKRSR, from the coding sequence ATGAAAGAATTAATATTAAACTATCTAAAAGAACATGGGAAATCCAATATCAATGATATTGCTGCTGCTTTGGATATGGTCGGAGCACAAAAGTTTCCAAACTTAATCAAAGAAATCTCAAAAATGGAAAGTAAGCGACTTTTACGTTTCTCAAATGATGGGACGATTTCGCTTCGTAAACCGAGAGAAGAAAAAGAAATCATTACTGTTGAAGGAGTCTTTAGAGCTAATAAGGCAGGCTTTGGTTTCCTATTTGTTGATGAAAATGAAGATGATATGTTCATTGGACGTAATGATGTTGGTTATGCTATTGATGGTGACAAGGTTGCAGTAACTATCAAAAAACCTGCAGATCGTATAAAAGGGACAGCTGCTGAAGCAAAAGTTGTCAAAGTGGTTGAACATGCCCTAACAACTGTTGTAGGTAAATTTGTTTTAGATGATGATAAGCCAAAATATGCTGGTTATATTAAATCCAAAAATCAAAAAATTCAACAACCAATTTATATCAAAAAAGAGCCAGTTGTTTTGGACGGATCAGAAATTATTAAAGTTGAGATTGAAAAATACCCAACAAGAGGACATGATTATTTTGTGGGAAATGTCCGTGATATTGTTGGTCATCAAGGGGATGTTGGGATTGATGTTTTAGAAGTTTTGGAATCAATGGATATTGTTTCAGAGTTTCCAGATGATGTCTTAGCTGAAGCAAATGCTATACCAGATGCACCAAGTGATAAGGATTTAATGGGACGTGTTGATTTACGCAAAGAAATTACCATTACCATTGATGGCGCTGATGCCAAGGACTTAGATGATGCCATTCATATCAAAAAGCTTGAAAATGGGAACTTCGAACTAGGTGTCCACATTGCTGACGTGTCATACTATGTAACTGAAGGTTCTGCCTTAAATCGTGAAGCTGCTGAACGTGGAACATCTGTTTATGTAACTGACCGCGTTGTTCCAATGTTACCAGAACGTCTTTCTAATGGCATTTGTTCATTGAATCCAAACGTGGACCGTCTGACACAGTCAGCCATTATGGAAATCGATATGCAAGGTAAAGTTGTTGATTATCAAATCTGTCAATCTGTCATTAATACTACTTTCAGAATGACTTATAGCCGTGTAAATGATATGATTGCTGGCGATGAAGAGGCCCTTGATGAATTTGCACCTATTGTTGAGGCAGTCCAAGATATGGCAGTCCTTCATAAAATCCTTGAAACCATGCGTGTCAAACGCGGAGCCCTTAACTTTGACACCTCTGAGGCCCGTATTATTGTCAATGATAAAGGTATGCCGGTTGATATTGTGGTCCGCAGTCGCGGAATCGCAGAGCGGATGATTGAATCTTTCATGTTAGCAGCCAATGAGTGTGTAGCCGAGCATTTTTCAAAAGCTAAGCTGCCATTTATATACCGTGTCCATGAAGAACCAAAATCAGAGAAGTTACAAAAATTCTTGGACTATGCAAGTATTTTTGGTGTTCAAATTAAAGGTACGGCAAATAAAATCTCACAAGAAGCTCTACAAGATTTTATGGCCAAAGTTGAAGGCCAGCCAGGGGCAGAAGTACTGAACATGATGTTACTACGTTCCATGCAACAAGCTCGCTATTCAGAAACTAATCATGGTCACTATGGACTGGCTGCTGAGTATTACACACATTTCACTAGTCCAATCAGACGTTACCCTGACTTGCTTGTTCACCGGATGATTCGTGATTATAGTCATGTGACCGAAGAGAAGAAGGAACATTTTGCACAGGTTATCCCAGAATTAGCTGCATCATCTTCACGCTTAGAACGTCGTGCCATTGACGCTGAACGTTTAGTAGAAGCTATGAAGAAAGCTGAATACATGGAAGAACACGTTGGTGAAGAATTTGATGCCATTGTTGCCAGCGTAGTTAAATTTGGAATGTTCATTGAATTACCAAATACCATTGAAGGTTTAATCCATGTTACCAGTCTTCCAGAATTCTATAATTACAATGAACGTAATATGACCTTACAAGGTGAGAAGTCAGGAACAGTCTTTAAAGTCGGTCAGCCAATTCATGTTAAATTGGTCAAAGCAAATAAAGAAACTGGAGATATTGACTTTGAATATCTTCCAAGTGAATTTGATGTGAAAGAAAAAGTCGAAAAACCTGACAGACAAAATAATCGTCGCAGAAATAACGATTCTAAGAAGGGCGACCGATTCCCAAAAAACAAATCAAATGATCAAAACAAAGAGGAAGCACCGAAGAAAAAGGGAAGAAAACCTTTCTATAAAGACGCTGCCAAAAAGAATAGTAAGAAAAGGAGTCGTTAA
- a CDS encoding multidrug efflux MFS transporter, which translates to MSTVNWQQNLKVAWLGNFFTGASFSLVMPFMALYVEDLGAPKNKVEWYAGLAVAISALASAVFAPVWGRLADRYGRKPMMVRASFVMTFTMGGLAFIPNVHWLLFLRLLNGIFAGYVPNSTALIASQAPNDKSGYALGTLATGVTAGMLIGPLIGGVLAEMTGIRMVFLLVGLILFVSTIMTVFFVKEDFEPVNRAQVVPTKIIIKRVKSKQIMLGLFVTSMIIQISAQSVAPILSLYIRHLGQKENLLFVSGLIVSSMGFSSLMSSSTLGKIGDRIGNHRLLLMALFYSFVMYFFSALAQTSLQLGLLRFAYGFGVGALMPSINSLLTRITPREGISRIFAFNQMFTNLGQVIGPFIGSNVAIILGYRSVFYVTSLIVLINFLWSLINFRKYLKIKDIV; encoded by the coding sequence ATTTCAACTGTAAATTGGCAACAAAATTTAAAAGTAGCTTGGCTTGGTAACTTTTTTACTGGGGCAAGCTTTTCACTTGTCATGCCTTTTATGGCGCTCTATGTCGAGGATTTAGGAGCACCAAAAAATAAGGTAGAGTGGTACGCTGGCTTAGCCGTAGCCATTTCAGCTTTAGCTTCTGCGGTATTTGCTCCTGTCTGGGGTAGACTAGCAGATCGCTATGGGCGTAAACCAATGATGGTTAGGGCTAGTTTTGTGATGACCTTTACAATGGGGGGATTAGCCTTCATTCCCAATGTTCATTGGCTACTCTTTTTGAGACTTTTAAATGGTATTTTTGCTGGCTATGTGCCAAATTCTACAGCTTTAATTGCTAGTCAGGCACCGAATGACAAATCAGGTTATGCACTTGGAACTCTAGCAACAGGGGTTACGGCAGGTATGCTGATTGGTCCTTTAATTGGTGGAGTTCTAGCAGAGATGACTGGTATTAGAATGGTCTTCTTGCTTGTTGGACTCATCTTATTTGTCTCAACGATTATGACCGTCTTCTTTGTCAAAGAGGACTTCGAACCGGTAAATCGAGCTCAAGTAGTGCCAACCAAAATTATTATCAAGAGGGTTAAAAGTAAACAAATCATGCTTGGCCTTTTTGTCACTAGTATGATTATCCAGATATCTGCTCAATCGGTAGCTCCTATCTTATCCTTATATATCAGACATTTAGGACAAAAGGAGAACTTACTCTTTGTATCAGGTTTAATTGTCTCTTCAATGGGATTTTCCAGTTTAATGAGTAGTTCGACTCTGGGGAAAATTGGTGACCGAATAGGTAATCATCGATTATTACTAATGGCATTATTTTATAGTTTTGTCATGTATTTTTTCAGTGCATTAGCACAAACCAGTCTCCAATTAGGATTATTACGTTTTGCTTATGGTTTTGGTGTTGGTGCATTAATGCCAAGTATTAATTCATTATTGACAAGAATAACACCACGTGAAGGAATATCTCGGATATTCGCTTTCAATCAAATGTTTACAAATCTCGGCCAAGTTATTGGACCTTTCATTGGTTCTAATGTAGCAATTATTCTTGGCTATCGATCTGTATTTTATGTAACCAGTTTAATTGTCCTAATTAATTTTCTGTGGAGTTTAATTAATTTTAGGAAATATCTAAAAATTAAGGATATTGTGTGA
- a CDS encoding YczE/YyaS/YitT family protein: protein MTKSIIPRTPWMGKTYWSLEPVSVSVLILGLVLFGVGESCLVLANLGSAPWTVLSQGVSHLSGINIGWVTFLVSLTVLILWLPLKIKPGLGTILNVIIIALVIGLIVSNVTPPTSIIARIFLTILGVVLVGIASAIYLTSHKGAGPRDGLLVGLCFLTGWRVGLVRTMIEGTVCLLGWFLGGSLGIGTLLFAFGVGWVMQFCLAFLEKLYGPLEVHKK, encoded by the coding sequence ATGACAAAATCAATTATACCGAGAACACCTTGGATGGGAAAAACTTATTGGAGCTTAGAACCGGTTTCGGTTTCCGTGCTAATTTTGGGTTTAGTCTTATTTGGTGTAGGAGAGTCCTGCCTAGTATTAGCTAATCTAGGGTCGGCGCCCTGGACAGTCCTATCACAAGGGGTAAGTCATCTTTCGGGAATTAATATTGGTTGGGTAACTTTCTTAGTCAGTTTGACAGTTCTTATCCTCTGGCTACCACTAAAAATTAAGCCGGGTTTGGGAACAATTCTTAATGTCATCATCATTGCTCTAGTTATTGGTTTGATTGTTTCAAATGTGACGCCTCCTACAAGTATCATTGCGAGAATCTTTTTAACCATTTTGGGGGTTGTTTTGGTCGGAATTGCTTCCGCGATTTATCTAACTAGTCATAAAGGAGCAGGTCCACGTGATGGCTTGCTGGTGGGGCTCTGTTTCTTAACAGGCTGGCGAGTGGGGCTAGTTCGTACTATGATAGAAGGAACAGTCTGCCTATTAGGTTGGTTCCTAGGTGGAAGTTTAGGGATTGGAACCTTGCTCTTTGCTTTCGGAGTTGGTTGGGTGATGCAATTTTGCTTAGCATTTTTAGAAAAGCTTTACGGTCCGCTTGAAGTTCACAAAAAATGA
- the rpmG gene encoding 50S ribosomal protein L33 encodes MRIKINLKCSECGSKNYLTSKNKTTHPDKIKVPKYCPKERKVTLHVES; translated from the coding sequence GTGAGAATAAAGATAAATTTAAAATGTAGTGAGTGTGGCAGTAAGAATTACTTAACTAGTAAAAATAAGACCACACATCCTGATAAGATTAAGGTTCCTAAGTATTGTCCTAAAGAGAGAAAAGTAACCTTGCATGTTGAATCTTAA
- the coaE gene encoding dephospho-CoA kinase (Dephospho-CoA kinase (CoaE) performs the final step in coenzyme A biosynthesis.), with protein sequence MTKIIGLTGGIASGKSTVVKEIRQAGYEVIDADQVVHELQRKGGRLYQALLDFFGPSILQEDGEIDRPKLSKMIFSSLENRDHSSRLQNQIIQEELMSRKEELEAKRKPFFMDIPLLIELDMRHWFNEIWLVYVDQDTQKQRLMNRNHYSEQEARDRIASQMPLQEKLKFADIVIDNNGSLQELTDQIGQILSKLD encoded by the coding sequence ATGACTAAGATTATCGGTTTAACAGGAGGGATTGCCTCAGGTAAGTCAACAGTTGTCAAGGAAATTAGACAAGCTGGCTATGAGGTTATCGATGCTGATCAGGTAGTTCATGAATTACAAAGAAAAGGTGGTCGACTTTATCAAGCTTTGCTGGATTTTTTTGGTCCCTCTATTTTACAAGAAGATGGTGAGATTGACCGGCCAAAATTGTCAAAAATGATTTTTTCTAGTCTGGAAAATAGAGATCATTCTTCTAGGTTGCAAAATCAGATTATTCAAGAAGAATTGATGTCTCGGAAAGAGGAACTTGAAGCCAAGAGAAAGCCCTTTTTTATGGACATTCCTTTACTTATTGAATTAGATATGAGACACTGGTTTAATGAGATTTGGTTAGTTTATGTTGATCAAGACACGCAAAAACAACGGCTAATGAATCGCAATCACTACAGTGAGCAAGAGGCGCGTGACCGAATTGCTTCACAAATGCCATTACAAGAAAAGTTGAAATTTGCTGATATAGTGATTGATAATAATGGAAGCTTGCAAGAATTGACTGATCAGATAGGACAAATTCTTAGTAAGTTAGATTAG
- the mutM gene encoding DNA-formamidopyrimidine glycosylase: MPELPEVETVRRGLEQLVRGKVISQVTVKVPNMVKYDCLAFELALKGQTIEAVSRRGKYLIFDLGQLVMISHLRMEGKYLLFNDFVPVNKHFHVFFTFTDGSTLVYQDVRKFGTFNLIEKSQLDRFFLEKKIGPEPTKADFKLKPFERALLSSQKIIKPWLLDQSLVAGLGNIYVDEVLWAAKVHPMKLSNSLKKAEIKRIHDQAIAILALGVEMGGSTVRTYQNTLGMNGSMQDYLMVYGQKDKPCPRCGTAIQKIKVAGRGTHFCPRCQKYD, encoded by the coding sequence ATGCCAGAATTGCCAGAAGTTGAAACTGTCCGTCGTGGTTTAGAGCAGCTGGTCCGTGGGAAAGTTATTAGTCAAGTTACTGTCAAAGTACCAAATATGGTTAAGTATGATTGTCTTGCTTTCGAACTTGCTTTAAAAGGTCAAACGATAGAAGCTGTTTCACGGCGAGGTAAATATTTAATATTTGATTTAGGCCAATTAGTAATGATTTCTCATCTACGGATGGAAGGTAAATACTTACTCTTTAATGATTTTGTTCCCGTAAATAAACATTTTCATGTCTTTTTTACTTTTACTGATGGGTCTACCTTAGTCTACCAAGATGTGCGGAAGTTTGGTACATTTAATTTAATTGAGAAAAGTCAATTGGACCGATTCTTCTTAGAGAAAAAGATTGGTCCGGAACCAACTAAAGCTGACTTTAAGCTAAAGCCTTTTGAAAGAGCTCTGCTATCCTCCCAAAAGATTATTAAACCATGGCTTTTGGATCAAAGTTTAGTAGCTGGACTAGGGAATATCTATGTCGATGAGGTTTTGTGGGCTGCTAAAGTGCATCCTATGAAGCTTAGTAATAGTCTTAAGAAGGCCGAAATTAAAAGAATTCATGATCAAGCAATTGCTATTTTAGCTTTAGGGGTTGAAATGGGTGGGTCGACCGTTCGTACCTACCAAAATACTTTAGGCATGAACGGGTCGATGCAGGATTATCTTATGGTTTATGGGCAAAAGGATAAACCATGTCCTAGGTGTGGAACAGCTATTCAGAAAATAAAAGTTGCAGGAAGAGGGACGCATTTCTGTCCACGGTGCCAAAAATATGACTAA